TGATTTCAAAGCCAGAGACGAGTTTTGTGTCGGTGGAAACGGTTTTGGTCAGGGTGGCTTCGCGGATATTGCGGCCAAAATCGGCATTGATCACGCGGCCAAATCCTTTTTTCTTTCTCCAGCCGGCCAGCTCAACCAGTATACTGTCGCCTTCCCGCTTGACGACCGATACCTTGCTGGCGCTGTTCAGCTGTCCTGCTGTTTGCTGTAGTGAAGCGTCTGTATAAAGCGGGAGTTTACGAATGCTGTACAGTTCGGCGCCGGATTCGTAATTAGTGCCTTCAGAGATCGGTTGCAGGGCAGCCAAAGCGCCTGAGGCTGCGCTCATATTTTCGGGTAGTTGGTGGGCAATTCCTTTATGACAGTCGATACAGCTTTGATCATTTTCAGCGGCGCGATGCATTCTGGCCTGAGCATTTTTCGACATGGCCTCGAATTTCATGCTGCCATAATCGTGGCAATTTTTGCATTCCAGTGAGCCGTTGGCAGAAAGGCGTTTCCATTCATGGCTCGCCAGTTCAAGGCGTTTGGCAAGGAATTTTTCGCGCGTATTGATAGTGCCAAAAATGGTTCCCCAAACCTCCTTGCTGGCTTGCATCTTGCGGGCAATCTTATCGGTCCAATTGTGAGGTACGTGGCAGTCAGGGCAGGTGGCTCGAACCCCGGAAGGATTGGACCAGTGCACTGTTTGTTGTAATTCTTGATAAACGTTATCTCGCATTTCGTGGCAGCTGATGCAAAACGTCTCGGTGTTGGTGGCCTCGAGTGCCGTGTTGAAACCGCCCCAGAAGATGATGCCAGCAAGAAATCCGCCCAGAGTTAATACGCCAAGACTAATATGTTTGGCCGGTGTCGATACGACCCGCCAATAGGACAAGATACGTGACAGCATATTGTTTCTCCTGCATCCACTGGGTGGTGTTATGCATTAGGGATGGCGTTTATTGCAGCATCCAGATAATAAATCCATAGCCCCCTACCAATATGACTGACAGGATCGGGAACATAAGCACGGTGATAAACAGAAAGGAGAGCCATTCTGCGCGCGAGCTGGTATTTTCATTCTCTATTGGTGAACTCATGAGCGTTCCATAAAAAAAGATAGAGGCTTCGAGCCAAGAGTGTTTCAGGTTTGCTTTCTAGGAAAGATTAGCAGTGGCTGTTAAATATTCCAGCCGGTCTCGGCAAGGGTGGAGCTATACCCCAAAAATCCCTGCTGGTACTGATTCGGTTGGAGGATCGTTGCTTGGTAAGCTGGGCTTGGTAGAGTACTTTGTAGCTATTGTCTTTATGGGGAATGGATCATGTATAACAATAAAATGGTATGGATTACTGGGGCATCATCGGGCATTGGAGAGGCCTTAAGTTATCAGTTTGCGGCTCAGGGGGCCGGATTGGTTTTATCGGCACGACGAGAAGCAGAGCTTGAGCGTGTTAAGTTGGAATGCATTGATAGGGGTGCCGATGCCAGTCGGGTGTGGGTAATGCCTTTGGATGTGGCGAAGGTAGATACGCTGCCTCAAATTGTTGAACATGTCTGGTCCGAGTGTGGACCCGTTGATCTCCTTATTAATAATGCCGGCATTTCACAGCGTTCGCTGTGCAAGGACACTGACATAGAGGTATACCGGAGGTTGTTGGATGTCGATGTGTTGGGGCAAATTGCACTGACACGTGAGTTGCTGCCGTATTTGCTAGAGCGCGGGAGCGGTCAGCTGGCGGTGACTTCCAGTGTCGCGGGCAAGGTGGGCGTCAAATACCGTACCGGCTACTGCGCTGCCAAGCACGCGGTGCTGGGTTTTTTTGATGCGCTGCGGGCTGAGGTAAGCGAGAGTGGCTTGTCGGTTTCCACGATTATCCCCGGCTTTATTAAAACCGATGTGGCAAGGAATGCATTAGTCGGTGATGGCGAAGCCTGTGGTGAAACAGATGCAGATATTGAGGGTGGTATGAATGTGACCCGTTGCGCGAAAGTGATCGTGAAAGGGTTGGCTGCCCGGTGTCCGGAAATAGTCGTCGGGGAAGGTAAGGAGATGAAGATTCTTTGGTTAAAGCGCTTGTGGCCCAGTCTGGTCTATAAACTGGTGGCTCAGAGGGTATGAGAAATGCCAAGTCTAGGTAGTTATACCTAAAGT
The nucleotide sequence above comes from Aestuariirhabdus haliotis. Encoded proteins:
- the torC gene encoding pentaheme c-type cytochrome TorC; this encodes MLSRILSYWRVVSTPAKHISLGVLTLGGFLAGIIFWGGFNTALEATNTETFCISCHEMRDNVYQELQQTVHWSNPSGVRATCPDCHVPHNWTDKIARKMQASKEVWGTIFGTINTREKFLAKRLELASHEWKRLSANGSLECKNCHDYGSMKFEAMSKNAQARMHRAAENDQSCIDCHKGIAHQLPENMSAASGALAALQPISEGTNYESGAELYSIRKLPLYTDASLQQTAGQLNSASKVSVVKREGDSILVELAGWRKKKGFGRVINADFGRNIREATLTKTVSTDTKLVSGFEIKEDDLTGLPWQRISTQLWMKTEGLVSNKKVLWQEAGEIYVNNCSICHAQPDENHFNSNAWPGMFYGMISFVNLDDDTQDLVLKYLQNHSSDFDDSAH
- a CDS encoding periplasmic nitrate reductase, NapE protein, producing MSSPIENENTSSRAEWLSFLFITVLMFPILSVILVGGYGFIIWMLQ
- a CDS encoding SDR family oxidoreductase, which produces MYNNKMVWITGASSGIGEALSYQFAAQGAGLVLSARREAELERVKLECIDRGADASRVWVMPLDVAKVDTLPQIVEHVWSECGPVDLLINNAGISQRSLCKDTDIEVYRRLLDVDVLGQIALTRELLPYLLERGSGQLAVTSSVAGKVGVKYRTGYCAAKHAVLGFFDALRAEVSESGLSVSTIIPGFIKTDVARNALVGDGEACGETDADIEGGMNVTRCAKVIVKGLAARCPEIVVGEGKEMKILWLKRLWPSLVYKLVAQRV